In Deinococcus psychrotolerans, a genomic segment contains:
- a CDS encoding DUF4180 domain-containing protein, which yields MDSAVCHDGPPIVEAYLHLRKTGPLSDGLILSEAELGDEFFRLSSGLAGELFQKFVNYRLPVALVLPDFSAHGERFAELAYEHSRHSAVRFVTSQEEALEWLSRQVNS from the coding sequence ATGGATTCTGCGGTTTGTCATGATGGGCCTCCTATTGTCGAGGCTTATCTCCATCTACGCAAAACTGGGCCACTCTCAGATGGCCTCATTCTTAGCGAAGCCGAGCTGGGGGACGAGTTTTTTCGGCTGAGCAGCGGCCTGGCGGGCGAACTGTTTCAGAAGTTCGTGAATTACCGCTTGCCGGTGGCGTTGGTGCTGCCCGATTTCTCAGCGCATGGTGAGCGCTTTGCTGAGCTGGCTTACGAGCATTCGCGCCACTCGGCGGTGCGATTCGTGACTTCTCAGGAGGAGGCGTTGGAGTGGCTGAGCCGCCAAGTCAACTCATAA
- a CDS encoding pyridoxal-phosphate-dependent aminotransferase family protein: MTKPLAPHIPLNRPRLIAPGPVEVSPATLLALAQPQMHHRTPQARAKFLEVRGKLAQLLGDSFEAVIVTGSGTAAFEGALVSLVPAGAKVVNASAGKFSERWGEMAERLGYAVVKVQKPWGELLDAGEIAAACKDAYALTITHSETSTGALHDLEAIAAAAKAVNPDIVIIADCVTSYGVAELRPGAWQVDVIVSGSQKAAATPPGLGFVLFSPEAESKLIKNTPKGFYLDLERELRGQKEANTPQTPAINLIYALDVSLDRLLSVPLEVLWAEKKRQNDALIAAGDALGCRSWSGRPTPAVAVLVPPAGSGVKRIGGKQVAAALADMNQRALPGQAPHEDTVFRISTLGYADRYDALAVAGILEDAFSALGHPFERGAAVSAAWRVLSN, from the coding sequence ATGACCAAGCCCCTTGCTCCCCACATTCCCCTCAACCGCCCCCGCCTGATTGCCCCCGGCCCGGTAGAAGTCTCGCCCGCGACTTTGCTGGCCCTCGCCCAGCCGCAGATGCATCACCGCACTCCGCAGGCCCGCGCCAAGTTTCTGGAGGTGCGCGGCAAGCTCGCTCAGTTGCTCGGTGATTCTTTCGAAGCGGTGATCGTGACTGGCAGCGGCACGGCGGCGTTCGAGGGCGCACTCGTCAGTCTCGTGCCGGCGGGAGCCAAAGTCGTCAACGCTTCGGCGGGCAAGTTCAGTGAGCGCTGGGGCGAGATGGCCGAGCGGCTCGGCTACGCTGTGGTGAAAGTGCAAAAGCCCTGGGGCGAGTTGCTGGACGCTGGCGAAATCGCCGCTGCCTGCAAAGACGCCTACGCCCTGACCATCACCCATTCGGAAACCAGCACCGGAGCGCTGCACGATTTGGAGGCGATTGCGGCGGCGGCCAAAGCCGTCAATCCGGACATCGTGATTATTGCCGACTGCGTCACCAGCTACGGCGTGGCCGAACTGCGTCCGGGGGCCTGGCAAGTGGACGTGATCGTCTCGGGATCGCAAAAAGCGGCGGCCACCCCGCCTGGACTGGGTTTCGTGCTGTTTAGCCCGGAGGCCGAGAGCAAGCTCATCAAAAATACGCCCAAAGGCTTTTACCTCGACCTAGAGCGTGAGTTGCGCGGCCAGAAGGAAGCCAACACGCCGCAGACGCCCGCCATCAATCTGATTTACGCCCTAGATGTCTCGCTAGACCGCTTGCTCAGCGTGCCATTGGAAGTCTTGTGGGCCGAGAAAAAACGCCAGAACGACGCCCTGATCGCGGCGGGGGACGCGCTGGGCTGCCGCTCTTGGTCGGGCCGTCCCACGCCCGCCGTCGCGGTGCTGGTGCCGCCCGCTGGCAGCGGTGTTAAGCGGATCGGGGGTAAACAGGTGGCCGCCGCCCTCGCTGACATGAACCAGCGTGCCCTGCCGGGCCAAGCGCCGCACGAGGACACCGTGTTCCGCATTTCCACGCTCGGTTACGCTGACCGCTACGACGCGCTGGCAGTGGCGGGCATCTTGGAAGACGCCTTCAGCGCTCTGGGTCACCCATTTGAGCGCGGCGCGGCGGTGTCGGCAGCTTGGCGGGTGCTGTCCAACTAA
- a CDS encoding alpha/beta hydrolase: MIFSPFMPTAEQTFVLEVPSTTPADADFYLQTNLSDYAPAPPDYKFVDGVLKADFPIGALLSYKVTRGSAESEEGDLWGERRPERQTVVQGAASHQIKVTHWRDLHGGAGRPSTPAAGIQELTVHSPELNDDLKVLVWTPPEYAGQAQRLPVLYLHDGQNIFDIATSFAGEVWGADAAASQLAAEGLPCIVVAVYVREQHRASDYVPFAIRANGFTSTAPAYQTFLTQTLKPLIDAQFRTRPEARFTAQAGSSFGGAASLYGTLTRPEVWGTCGAFSPSLWVQDFALLDFAQAHPAPELRLYVDMGTCEGVLAEDAIAAVGEARWFAVRSAPHVAEVNLQIGQGHWHDESAWRERLPGFMRWWLEGLSHHL; the protein is encoded by the coding sequence GTGATCTTCTCCCCTTTCATGCCCACCGCCGAGCAAACCTTCGTGCTGGAAGTCCCGTCGACCACACCCGCCGACGCCGATTTTTACTTGCAGACCAACTTGAGCGACTACGCGCCCGCGCCGCCGGACTACAAATTTGTGGACGGCGTGCTGAAAGCCGATTTCCCGATTGGAGCGCTGCTGAGTTACAAAGTCACGCGGGGCAGTGCCGAGAGTGAGGAAGGCGATCTGTGGGGAGAGCGCCGACCCGAGCGCCAAACGGTGGTGCAGGGTGCAGCCAGCCACCAAATCAAAGTCACACATTGGCGAGATCTGCACGGCGGCGCCGGGAGGCCGTCCACGCCCGCAGCGGGCATTCAGGAATTGACTGTTCACAGCCCCGAACTCAATGACGACTTGAAAGTGCTGGTCTGGACGCCGCCCGAGTACGCGGGGCAGGCGCAGCGCTTACCCGTTCTCTATTTACATGACGGCCAAAACATCTTTGACATCGCCACCAGTTTTGCAGGTGAAGTCTGGGGCGCGGACGCTGCGGCGAGTCAGTTGGCCGCAGAAGGCCTGCCCTGCATCGTGGTGGCCGTTTACGTGCGGGAGCAGCACCGAGCCAGCGATTATGTGCCGTTTGCGATTCGGGCCAACGGCTTCACGTCCACCGCGCCCGCGTACCAGACCTTTTTGACCCAGACGCTCAAACCCCTGATTGACGCCCAGTTTCGCACCCGCCCAGAGGCGAGGTTCACGGCGCAGGCGGGGAGCAGCTTCGGCGGCGCGGCCTCGCTCTACGGCACGCTGACCCGCCCGGAGGTGTGGGGCACTTGCGGCGCGTTCAGCCCCAGCTTGTGGGTGCAGGATTTTGCGCTGCTCGACTTCGCGCAGGCCCACCCCGCGCCAGAGCTGCGCTTGTATGTGGATATGGGCACTTGCGAAGGCGTGTTGGCGGAAGACGCCATCGCCGCCGTCGGTGAAGCGCGGTGGTTTGCCGTTCGCAGCGCTCCCCACGTTGCTGAGGTCAATTTGCAGATCGGGCAGGGCCACTGGCACGACGAAAGCGCTTGGCGTGAGCGGTTGCCGGGATTCATGCGCTGGTGGCTTGAGGGTTTATCTCACCATTTATGA
- a CDS encoding endonuclease V yields the protein MEMLACVDVDYRSDGSARTAAVLFEAWSDAQETKLLLHTTPQVAAYQPGAFYLRELPCLLPVLGPLANRLEVVVVDGYVTLDAAGQPGLGWHLFEALGRQVAVIGVGKTAFRGSPHALPVQRGNSQRPLFVTAAGMSALRAASLIEQMAGPHRFPSLLKRVDQACRASP from the coding sequence ATTGAGATGCTGGCCTGCGTAGATGTCGATTACCGCTCAGATGGCAGCGCCCGCACCGCTGCTGTGCTGTTTGAGGCGTGGTCAGACGCTCAGGAAACCAAACTTCTTTTGCACACCACGCCGCAGGTGGCCGCCTATCAGCCGGGAGCGTTTTACCTGCGCGAATTGCCATGTCTTTTGCCGGTGCTTGGGCCTCTGGCTAACCGGCTTGAGGTCGTGGTCGTGGACGGCTACGTGACTCTGGACGCCGCTGGGCAACCCGGCTTGGGCTGGCATCTCTTTGAAGCGCTCGGGCGACAGGTGGCGGTGATTGGAGTCGGCAAAACCGCTTTCCGAGGCTCGCCGCACGCGCTGCCAGTTCAGCGGGGCAACAGTCAACGCCCGCTGTTTGTTACGGCGGCTGGCATGAGTGCGCTGCGGGCCGCCAGCTTGATTGAGCAGATGGCTGGGCCGCACCGCTTTCCCAGTTTGCTCAAAAGGGTCGACCAAGCCTGCCGCGCCAGCCCTTGA
- a CDS encoding IS3 family transposase (programmed frameshift): MTNRRIHTADFKRDAVQLARTNGNVSSTARDLSVSVSLIRKWMSAEQEVGHAAFPGHGQQLLTADQQEIRRLRKEVEVLRQEREILKKANGLLCQRNYVLRFRFIHDYRSQYRLDIMCRVLEVSVSGYHSWRRRPISNQQQQDALLKQRIHDVYHHRKARYGAPRIHAELKAEGLSVSKKRIARLMRIGGLRAKGKHRSVRTTNRNHSDPVCPNLLDRQFNVQQPNQIWAADLTYIPTKEGWLYLAVTLDLFSRTVVGYAMDAYMPATLPVAALHMAVQRRNPPPGLLHHSDQGSQYTSHLFQSALAQIQAKCSMSRKGECWDNAVVESFFSSLKRELFEETIFETRAVARQAIFEFIEVFYNRQRRHSSLGYLTPADFERQATAA; the protein is encoded by the exons ATGACAAACCGCAGAATCCATACCGCTGACTTCAAACGAGACGCCGTGCAGCTTGCCCGAACGAACGGCAACGTCTCCAGTACCGCCCGCGACCTGAGCGTCAGTGTTTCGCTCATCCGTAAATGGATGAGCGCTGAGCAAGAGGTTGGCCATGCCGCATTCCCCGGTCATGGTCAGCAACTACTGACCGCCGACCAACAAGAGATTCGCAGGCTCCGCAAGGAAGTTGAAGTCCTGCGCCAAGAACGTGAAATCCTGAAAAAAGCGA ACGGCCTTCTTTGCCAAAGAAACTACGTACTGAGATTCCGCTTCATTCATGACTACCGATCCCAGTACCGCTTGGACATCATGTGTCGGGTGCTGGAGGTTTCAGTGAGCGGCTACCACAGTTGGCGAAGAAGGCCCATCTCCAATCAGCAGCAACAGGACGCGCTGCTGAAGCAGCGCATCCACGATGTCTACCACCACCGCAAGGCACGCTACGGTGCCCCACGGATTCATGCGGAGCTGAAAGCCGAAGGATTGTCGGTCTCCAAGAAGAGGATTGCCCGTTTGATGCGTATTGGTGGGCTGCGAGCTAAAGGAAAGCACCGCTCAGTACGCACGACCAACCGTAATCACAGCGATCCAGTCTGCCCAAACCTGCTTGATCGCCAGTTCAACGTCCAGCAGCCCAACCAGATCTGGGCCGCCGATTTGACCTACATTCCCACGAAAGAAGGCTGGCTCTACTTGGCTGTCACCCTCGATCTGTTTTCCCGAACGGTAGTGGGGTATGCAATGGATGCGTACATGCCTGCAACGCTGCCAGTGGCAGCGTTGCACATGGCTGTCCAGCGCCGAAATCCACCACCAGGTTTGCTGCATCACAGCGACCAAGGAAGTCAGTATACGAGCCATCTGTTTCAATCTGCACTCGCACAGATTCAGGCGAAGTGCAGTATGAGCCGCAAAGGGGAATGCTGGGATAACGCCGTTGTGGAGAGCTTTTTCAGCTCCCTGAAACGGGAGCTGTTCGAGGAGACGATCTTCGAGACCCGAGCAGTTGCCAGACAAGCCATTTTCGAGTTCATTGAGGTCTTTTATAACCGTCAGCGCCGCCACTCGTCTCTAGGCTACTTGACACCCGCTGACTTCGAACGCCAAGCTACAGCCGCTTAA
- a CDS encoding DinB family protein, with amino-acid sequence MTTPPPVSTLARLLPRLYRGGQAYVGVEATLSGLTAAQAIEVPSGLPHSVANLLAHVNWWNRWMLDIIETGAPMPYPKHADETWPNITEGEWDKLKNEFYDLLSRIDGHAARPDLQNPVNHDETIGELLADFALHTAHHFGQIIVVRQLIGAWPPPGGGDTW; translated from the coding sequence ATGACCACTCCCCCGCCCGTCTCCACCCTCGCCCGCTTGCTGCCGCGCCTCTACCGGGGCGGGCAAGCTTACGTCGGCGTTGAAGCCACCTTGTCGGGCCTCACGGCGGCGCAGGCGATTGAGGTGCCCAGCGGCCTGCCGCACAGCGTCGCCAACCTGCTGGCGCACGTCAATTGGTGGAACCGCTGGATGCTGGACATCATCGAAACCGGAGCGCCCATGCCGTATCCCAAGCACGCGGATGAGACGTGGCCGAACATTACGGAAGGCGAGTGGGACAAGCTCAAAAACGAGTTTTACGATCTGCTCAGCCGAATTGACGGCCACGCGGCGCGGCCCGACCTCCAAAACCCAGTCAACCACGACGAGACCATCGGGGAACTCCTCGCCGACTTCGCGCTGCACACCGCCCATCACTTCGGGCAGATCATCGTGGTGCGCCAACTGATCGGAGCATGGCCGCCGCCGGGGGGCGGGGATACTTGGTAA